In Megalobrama amblycephala isolate DHTTF-2021 linkage group LG10, ASM1881202v1, whole genome shotgun sequence, one DNA window encodes the following:
- the wu:fc17b08 gene encoding uncharacterized protein wu:fc17b08 isoform X2, translated as MINELVTYYTSQNKRCSQDSLQNNGKKDQSFLKTSCVTSTTAVNIASAQNKFIMVDQDAPLDLSVRKVKVEDVEQDGVLDLSTKKNFSKSHASLRNSNVHASPATHLVKRDSANLSLAQEGDLQSVSTLEQFMSKLCLHHQRQIVDALGFLQSEVKTVAASNHFQAATPNLTEKQVKTSCINVSFETRPEMTCSVDAPVSITKSQESSAIRTSQKPTGEVLNADVSSGACVTTEKPVDLCKMEVLSSSSCGTGDECGDESSPNKFVVMTKTTTDHQEAKKSLGSSIQQIQRSDSVKCLSSAERCLPTCAAESDHADLLSKCTQKSSFAQSEDAVVKPYTIQKTSNVVLPICPRTARKSRKGSCLRQSNGSLSCIINDTDSHCDLVYIRKSITECQLQSRNRLHPRQNARKSTRGHKYVEEYLELKTVRTLARKSIVDSTGNCPAHIPDMHISVAPKQALSNSGSVPLVNAPFAGDCMINVIQKFSSEQIAENEMPGDVVKVTGLGLVVETSQTGKVESNEQISHEPSCKRSELTMQPDLITEAIIAPNALVQEEDPDMVEIKETTETELAVQKEGCESQIGPMPEEEVVCGTESKAECEDKSLEPSPIPVSPNMAKESSDGVDMEPRNEQEMSNPTDVETAADVQKQSETSEIKENTDEDRSSQEQVLHDTESNPQTADQGDSAVSSLTEVSTVQPLVKCKENDKDPHTPKVLNAKHAVSSDRRLRSRGSKGNVDVMKDSVKCAASELEHANDESPKTQSTETNVHFEEEHDTKALGILESPQEVPAAKPCNSLVVDHAVKTRQKSKNATTFERDEYPSPSVKTNDELPSVLSPEVLPETVSTTSTTTTESGKRHKPNNQASESSENMPLKNETSPIELSDSTDCSPIKKSPPSSENMLLRSRSNTERPFSSKPSNPTEGHSEKQGQMSLRKNSPATEQATNKDLCTSSEGVTRMPLRSRTISTTKQTVTRDSPVKSTIKSCISEQSISSQSSSTCRKTETSAHMPLRSSASLIAEPPHHNKSAVVDGLESPGRMSLRRGNVSNTEKLFGSTTSPSKNKRPSRQREVSASSSGEAEESPLSSKLKIQNQKHMEAQIRGSLNLPDESLRIAGFQRTEPVVCSPPKFLEALRGEEHQQVISNLNAKFDKMHKGWVQMDKEGQPAPKPKNKADRLKEIWKSKRRVRKSRPLEQQRFSPVQMLFMKPFDLPSICRWFLQSTETKSLVIVKKVNTRLPSETQLCFHSSAAGAGSSHGIFPSLQAERLKKHLKKFAIASPVKNNPKNQRLLSKALGQGISAMRSKEKHEPTTATRISTKAQSLAGVTPAQAPEGLGAIAGSAKNPASARILRKYSNMREKLQVQQNKKCKEKTFKGARLKAALIPKKANKQKLQTRKGPKSVVVQRISSLSKKAKAKANSALKERALKKNPCHKDCASPKRLQALKKVTKGEHVSTNTSSKKQILLKTGTDKAQQMKTSGTKVDVKKSGLQKGPNNLEPQSLDMDIKPLALEDQVLTRSQRKMEVTSSQAGSPKSSTKRGLEPLVTPTKRTRTSKP; from the exons ATGATTAATGAGTTGGTTACGTATTATACCTCACAAAACAAACGCTGCTCTCAGGACTCCCTgcaaaacaatggaaaaaaggACCAAAGCTTTCTGAAAACTAGCTGTGTCACTTCAACCACTGCTGTCAATATAGCTTCTGCTCAAAACAAGTTCATCATGGTGGACCAAGATGCCCCGCTGGACCTCTCTGTGAGAAAGGTCAAAGTAGAGGACGTTGAGCAAG ATGGAGTTCTTGACCTCTCGACGAAGAAGAATTTCAGCAAAAGCCATGCGTCTTTAAGGAATTCTAATGTTCATGCCAGCCCGGCTACACATTTGGTCAAAAG GGACTCTGCCAACCTGAGTCTTGCCCAAGAAGGAGATCTACAGTCGGTGTCCACTTTGGAACAGTTCATGTCTAAGCTTTGTTTGCATCACCAGCGCCAAATAGTTGATGCATTAGGCTTCTTACAAAGCGAAGTCAAGACTGTGGCTGCTTCCAACCATTTCCAAGCAGCCACTCCAAATTTGACTGAGAAGCAAGTGAAAACCAGCTGCATTAATGTATCGTTTGAAACGAGGCCTGAAATGACATGTTCTGTGGATGCTCCTGTGAGCATTACTAAGTCTCAAGAGTCGTCTGCTATCAGGACTAGTCAAAAGCCTACTGGAGAGGTTTTAAATGCAGATGTTTCCAGTGGTGCATGTGTAACAACTGAAAAACCAGTAGACCTTTGCAAGATGGAAGTTTTGTCGTCTTCATCTTGTGGAACAGGTGATGAGTGTGGAGATGAAAGTTCTCCAAACAAATTTGTCGTCATGACAAAGACAACTACTGATCATCAGGAAGCCAAAAAATCATTAGGGTCAAGCATTCAGCAAATTCAACGTAGCGATTCTGTGAAGTGTCTATCCAGTGCCGAGCGATGTTTGCCGACATGTGCTGCAGAGTCTGATCATGCAGACCTGTTATCAAAATGCACACAGAAGAGCTCTTTTGCACAAAGTGAAGATGCTGTTGTAAAGCCCTACACAATTCAAAAGACATCAAATGTAGTTTTACCAATATGTCCAAGAACAGCCAGGAAAAGCAGAAAAGGTTCTTGCCTTAGGCAAAGTAATGGCTCTTTAAGTTGTATCATAAATGATACCGATAGCCATTGTGACTTGGTGTATATTAGGAAATCAATAACAGAATGTCAGCTTCAGTCTCGTAATCGATTGCATCCGCGACAAAATGCTCGGAAGAGCACAAGAGGGCACAAGTACGTCGAGGAGTACTTGGAGCTAAAAACTGTCCGTACCCTAGCTCGTAAATCTATAGTTGATTCCACTGGGAATTGTCCAGCTCATATACCAGACATGCACATCTCAGTCGCTCCGAAGCAGGCCCTTTCTAATTCTGGCAGTGTTCCTCTCGTAAATGCACCTTTTGCAGGGGACTGCATGATAAATGTTATTCAGAAATTCTCATCGGAGCAGATAGCGGAGAATGAAATGCCAGGAGATGTCGTGAAAGTAACTGGTCTCGGTCTGGTGGTTGAAACCAGTCAGACGGGAAAAGTTGAAAGTAATGAGCAAATTTCCCATGAACCATCTTGTAAACGGAGTGAATTAACCATGCAACCAGATTTGATTACAGAAGCTATCATTGCTCCTAATGCATTAGTGCAAGAAGAAGACCCGGACATGGTAGAAATCAAAGAAACGACTGAAACAGAACTCGCTGTACAGAAAGAAGGATGTGAGTCCCAAATTGGACCCATGCCAGAAGAGGAGGTGGTATGTGGTACAGAAAGTAAGGCTGAGTGTGAGGATAAATCTTTGGAACCATCACCGATCCCTGTATCCCCCAACATGGCCAAAGAGTCATCTGATGGAGTCGACATGGAACCAAGAAATGAGCAAGAAATGTCAAATCCCACAGATGTCGAGACTGCAGCAGATGTCCAGAAACAATCTGAGACATCAGAAATAAAGGAAAACACTGACGAGGATAGAAGTTCTCAAGAGCAAGTTTTGCATGACACTGAAAGTAATCCCCAAACAGCGGATCAAGGGGATTCAGCGGTGTCCAGCCTGACTGAAGTCTCTACTGTACAACCACTTGTAAAATGTAAGGAGAATGATAAGGATCCGCATACCCCAAAAGTCCTGAATGCAAAACATGCAGTGTCCTCAGACAGACGTTTGCGTAGTAGAGGTTCAAAAGGCAACGTTGACGTTATGAAAGACTCTGTGAAGTGTGCTGCATCTGAACTTGAGCATGCCAATGATGAAAGCCCAAAGACTCAGTCTACTGAAACAAATGTGCATTTTGAGGAAGAGCATGATACGAAAGCTCTAGGCATTCTTGAATCCCCCCAGGAGGTCCCAGCTGCCAAACCTTGTAATAGTCTGGTTGTGGATCATGCAgtcaaaacaagacaaaaatcaAAAAACGCAACCACTTTTGAAAGGGATGAGTATCCGAGTCCAAGCGTCAAAACGAATGATGAGTTGCCAAGTGTTTTGTCACCTGAGGTTCTTCCAGAAACTGTAAGCACCACCTCCACCACCACCACAGAGAGTGGAAAACGCCACAAACCGAACAATCAAGCCTCTGAAAGCTCTGAAAATATGccacttaaaaatgaaactagTCCTATTGAACTGTCAGATAGCACAGACTGTTCACCCATCAAAAAATCTCCACCAAGCTCTGAAAATATGCTTTTGAGAAGCAGAAGTAACACTGAAAGGCCTTTTAGTAGCAAACCGAGCAATCCAACAGAAGGCCATTCAGAAAAGCAAGGGCAGATGTCTTTAAGAAAGAACAGCCCTGCTACTGAGCAGGCAACTAATAAAGATTTGTGTACGTCTTCCGAGGGAGTAACGCGTATGCCTCTACGAAGCAGGACTATTAGCACAACTAAACAGACTGTTACTAGAGATTCTCCTGTTAAAAGTACCATTAAGAGTTGCATCAGTGAACAATCTATCAGTTCACAGTCTAGTAGTACCTGTAGAAAAACAGAGACCAGTGCGCACATGCCCTTAAGAAGCAGTGCCAGTTTAATTGCAGAACCTCCCCATCACAACAAATCTGCCGTTGTAGATGGATTAGAGAGCCCAGGGCGTATGTCGTTGAGAAGAGGAAATGTATCTAATACTGAAAAGTTGTTTGGCTCAACAACGTCCCCTAGTAAAAATAAACGTCCTTCGAGACAACGAGAGGTTTCAGCATCCTCAAGTGGGGAAGCAGAAGAGAGCCCATTGAGTTCAAAACTTAAAATCCAAAACCAGAAGCATATGGAGGCCCAAATAAGAGGCTCTTTGAATCTGCCAGATGAATCCTTACGCATAGCTGGTTTTCAGAGGACTGAACCAGTTGTTTGTAGTCCCCCCAAATTTTTGGAGGCACTAAGGGGAGAAGAACACCAGCAGGTAATTTCAAACTTAAATGCAAAATTTGATAAAATGCACAAAGGTTGGGTACAAATGGACAAGGAGGGTCAGCCTGCACCGAAACCCAAAAACAAGGCAGATAGACTTAAAGAAATCTGGAAAAGCAAACGCAGAGTACGAAAGTCAAGACCGTTAGAACAACAGAGGTTTTCCCCTGTGCAAATGCTTTTCATGAAGCCCTTTGACTTGCCCAGTATCTGCAGGTGGTTCCTGCAGTCAACCGAAACAAAATCTCTTGTAATTGTTAAGAAGGTGAACACCAGACTTCCTTCGGAAACACAGTTGTGTTTTCACTCTTCAGCGGCAGGAGCAGGGTCCTCTCATGGCATATTTCCTAGCCTCCAGGCCGAACGGTTGAAGAAGCATCTGAAAAAGTTTGCTATTGCATCACCAGTGAAGAATAACCCCAAGAATCAAAGACTACTTTCTAAAGCTTTAGGTCAGGGTATTTCTGCGATGAGGAGTAAAGAGAAGCATGAACCGACAACTGCCACGCGGATCTCTACAAAGGCGCAGAGTCTTGCTGGAGTGACACCGGCACAGGCTCCTGAGGGCCTCGGTGCGATCGCAGGCAGTGCGAAAAATCCAGCAAGTGCTCGAATTCTTAGGAAGTATTCTAACATGCGTGAGAAACTTCAGGTTCAGCAAAACAAGAAATGCAAAgagaaaacatttaaaggtgctcgtttgaaggcagcattaatTCCAAAGAAAGCCAACAAACAGAAATTACAGACACGAAAAGGACCGAAGTCTGTGGTTGTCCAAAGGATCTCCTCGCTCTCCAAAAAGGCAAAGGCAAAAGCAAACTCTGCCCTCAAAGAACGGGCTTTGAAAAAGAACCCATGTCACAAAGACTGTGCCTCTCCAAAGAGGTTGCAGGCACTCAAAAAAGTGACGAAAGGTGAACATGTCTCGACTAACACCTCGAGTAAAAAACAGATACTGCTCAAAACCGGGACTGACAAGGCACAGCAAATGAAAACAAGTGGGACTAAAGTTGACGTAAAGAAATCGGGGCTCCAAAAAGGCCCTAATAATTTAGAACCACAATCTTTAGATATGGACATTAAGCCTCTGGCATTGGAGGACCAAGTGTTAACTAGGTCTCAAAGAAAGATGGAAGTCACCTCTTCACAGGCCGGCTCTCCTAAATCCTCCACAAAGCGAGGCTTGGAACCACTGGTCACTCCAACAAAACGTACAAGGACCTCAAAACCATGA
- the wu:fc17b08 gene encoding uncharacterized protein wu:fc17b08 isoform X1 — protein MASPCTKRLCTTERFFIRQDADCWRSEFIHCVGLDNILEVFLGTQVVEDLRLLKDCKPASVSNWSFAENCLFCCLRREKVKEHVVALNKQIVESGGKPLLGKDPSNITRLEWQSEEFLNAVLHRKKYTPRIPDPHIPVVACDIVQQMINELVTYYTSQNKRCSQDSLQNNGKKDQSFLKTSCVTSTTAVNIASAQNKFIMVDQDAPLDLSVRKVKVEDVEQDGVLDLSTKKNFSKSHASLRNSNVHASPATHLVKRDSANLSLAQEGDLQSVSTLEQFMSKLCLHHQRQIVDALGFLQSEVKTVAASNHFQAATPNLTEKQVKTSCINVSFETRPEMTCSVDAPVSITKSQESSAIRTSQKPTGEVLNADVSSGACVTTEKPVDLCKMEVLSSSSCGTGDECGDESSPNKFVVMTKTTTDHQEAKKSLGSSIQQIQRSDSVKCLSSAERCLPTCAAESDHADLLSKCTQKSSFAQSEDAVVKPYTIQKTSNVVLPICPRTARKSRKGSCLRQSNGSLSCIINDTDSHCDLVYIRKSITECQLQSRNRLHPRQNARKSTRGHKYVEEYLELKTVRTLARKSIVDSTGNCPAHIPDMHISVAPKQALSNSGSVPLVNAPFAGDCMINVIQKFSSEQIAENEMPGDVVKVTGLGLVVETSQTGKVESNEQISHEPSCKRSELTMQPDLITEAIIAPNALVQEEDPDMVEIKETTETELAVQKEGCESQIGPMPEEEVVCGTESKAECEDKSLEPSPIPVSPNMAKESSDGVDMEPRNEQEMSNPTDVETAADVQKQSETSEIKENTDEDRSSQEQVLHDTESNPQTADQGDSAVSSLTEVSTVQPLVKCKENDKDPHTPKVLNAKHAVSSDRRLRSRGSKGNVDVMKDSVKCAASELEHANDESPKTQSTETNVHFEEEHDTKALGILESPQEVPAAKPCNSLVVDHAVKTRQKSKNATTFERDEYPSPSVKTNDELPSVLSPEVLPETVSTTSTTTTESGKRHKPNNQASESSENMPLKNETSPIELSDSTDCSPIKKSPPSSENMLLRSRSNTERPFSSKPSNPTEGHSEKQGQMSLRKNSPATEQATNKDLCTSSEGVTRMPLRSRTISTTKQTVTRDSPVKSTIKSCISEQSISSQSSSTCRKTETSAHMPLRSSASLIAEPPHHNKSAVVDGLESPGRMSLRRGNVSNTEKLFGSTTSPSKNKRPSRQREVSASSSGEAEESPLSSKLKIQNQKHMEAQIRGSLNLPDESLRIAGFQRTEPVVCSPPKFLEALRGEEHQQVISNLNAKFDKMHKGWVQMDKEGQPAPKPKNKADRLKEIWKSKRRVRKSRPLEQQRFSPVQMLFMKPFDLPSICRWFLQSTETKSLVIVKKVNTRLPSETQLCFHSSAAGAGSSHGIFPSLQAERLKKHLKKFAIASPVKNNPKNQRLLSKALGQGISAMRSKEKHEPTTATRISTKAQSLAGVTPAQAPEGLGAIAGSAKNPASARILRKYSNMREKLQVQQNKKCKEKTFKGARLKAALIPKKANKQKLQTRKGPKSVVVQRISSLSKKAKAKANSALKERALKKNPCHKDCASPKRLQALKKVTKGEHVSTNTSSKKQILLKTGTDKAQQMKTSGTKVDVKKSGLQKGPNNLEPQSLDMDIKPLALEDQVLTRSQRKMEVTSSQAGSPKSSTKRGLEPLVTPTKRTRTSKP, from the exons ATTGTAAGCCTGCAAGTGTGTCAAATTGGTCATTTGCTGAAAATTGTCTTTTCTGCTGCTTAAGACGAGAAAAAGTGAag GAACATGTAGTTGCACTCAACAAACAAATTGTGGAAAGTGGAGGAAAACCTTTATTAGGTAAAGATCCTTCTAATATTACCAGACTGGAATGGCAGTCAGAAGAATTCCTGAATGCAGTGTTACACAGGAAAA AATACACACCAAGAATTCCAGATCCGCACATCCCTGTGGTGGCCTGTGATATCGTTCAGCAGATGATTAATGAGTTGGTTACGTATTATACCTCACAAAACAAACGCTGCTCTCAGGACTCCCTgcaaaacaatggaaaaaaggACCAAAGCTTTCTGAAAACTAGCTGTGTCACTTCAACCACTGCTGTCAATATAGCTTCTGCTCAAAACAAGTTCATCATGGTGGACCAAGATGCCCCGCTGGACCTCTCTGTGAGAAAGGTCAAAGTAGAGGACGTTGAGCAAG ATGGAGTTCTTGACCTCTCGACGAAGAAGAATTTCAGCAAAAGCCATGCGTCTTTAAGGAATTCTAATGTTCATGCCAGCCCGGCTACACATTTGGTCAAAAG GGACTCTGCCAACCTGAGTCTTGCCCAAGAAGGAGATCTACAGTCGGTGTCCACTTTGGAACAGTTCATGTCTAAGCTTTGTTTGCATCACCAGCGCCAAATAGTTGATGCATTAGGCTTCTTACAAAGCGAAGTCAAGACTGTGGCTGCTTCCAACCATTTCCAAGCAGCCACTCCAAATTTGACTGAGAAGCAAGTGAAAACCAGCTGCATTAATGTATCGTTTGAAACGAGGCCTGAAATGACATGTTCTGTGGATGCTCCTGTGAGCATTACTAAGTCTCAAGAGTCGTCTGCTATCAGGACTAGTCAAAAGCCTACTGGAGAGGTTTTAAATGCAGATGTTTCCAGTGGTGCATGTGTAACAACTGAAAAACCAGTAGACCTTTGCAAGATGGAAGTTTTGTCGTCTTCATCTTGTGGAACAGGTGATGAGTGTGGAGATGAAAGTTCTCCAAACAAATTTGTCGTCATGACAAAGACAACTACTGATCATCAGGAAGCCAAAAAATCATTAGGGTCAAGCATTCAGCAAATTCAACGTAGCGATTCTGTGAAGTGTCTATCCAGTGCCGAGCGATGTTTGCCGACATGTGCTGCAGAGTCTGATCATGCAGACCTGTTATCAAAATGCACACAGAAGAGCTCTTTTGCACAAAGTGAAGATGCTGTTGTAAAGCCCTACACAATTCAAAAGACATCAAATGTAGTTTTACCAATATGTCCAAGAACAGCCAGGAAAAGCAGAAAAGGTTCTTGCCTTAGGCAAAGTAATGGCTCTTTAAGTTGTATCATAAATGATACCGATAGCCATTGTGACTTGGTGTATATTAGGAAATCAATAACAGAATGTCAGCTTCAGTCTCGTAATCGATTGCATCCGCGACAAAATGCTCGGAAGAGCACAAGAGGGCACAAGTACGTCGAGGAGTACTTGGAGCTAAAAACTGTCCGTACCCTAGCTCGTAAATCTATAGTTGATTCCACTGGGAATTGTCCAGCTCATATACCAGACATGCACATCTCAGTCGCTCCGAAGCAGGCCCTTTCTAATTCTGGCAGTGTTCCTCTCGTAAATGCACCTTTTGCAGGGGACTGCATGATAAATGTTATTCAGAAATTCTCATCGGAGCAGATAGCGGAGAATGAAATGCCAGGAGATGTCGTGAAAGTAACTGGTCTCGGTCTGGTGGTTGAAACCAGTCAGACGGGAAAAGTTGAAAGTAATGAGCAAATTTCCCATGAACCATCTTGTAAACGGAGTGAATTAACCATGCAACCAGATTTGATTACAGAAGCTATCATTGCTCCTAATGCATTAGTGCAAGAAGAAGACCCGGACATGGTAGAAATCAAAGAAACGACTGAAACAGAACTCGCTGTACAGAAAGAAGGATGTGAGTCCCAAATTGGACCCATGCCAGAAGAGGAGGTGGTATGTGGTACAGAAAGTAAGGCTGAGTGTGAGGATAAATCTTTGGAACCATCACCGATCCCTGTATCCCCCAACATGGCCAAAGAGTCATCTGATGGAGTCGACATGGAACCAAGAAATGAGCAAGAAATGTCAAATCCCACAGATGTCGAGACTGCAGCAGATGTCCAGAAACAATCTGAGACATCAGAAATAAAGGAAAACACTGACGAGGATAGAAGTTCTCAAGAGCAAGTTTTGCATGACACTGAAAGTAATCCCCAAACAGCGGATCAAGGGGATTCAGCGGTGTCCAGCCTGACTGAAGTCTCTACTGTACAACCACTTGTAAAATGTAAGGAGAATGATAAGGATCCGCATACCCCAAAAGTCCTGAATGCAAAACATGCAGTGTCCTCAGACAGACGTTTGCGTAGTAGAGGTTCAAAAGGCAACGTTGACGTTATGAAAGACTCTGTGAAGTGTGCTGCATCTGAACTTGAGCATGCCAATGATGAAAGCCCAAAGACTCAGTCTACTGAAACAAATGTGCATTTTGAGGAAGAGCATGATACGAAAGCTCTAGGCATTCTTGAATCCCCCCAGGAGGTCCCAGCTGCCAAACCTTGTAATAGTCTGGTTGTGGATCATGCAgtcaaaacaagacaaaaatcaAAAAACGCAACCACTTTTGAAAGGGATGAGTATCCGAGTCCAAGCGTCAAAACGAATGATGAGTTGCCAAGTGTTTTGTCACCTGAGGTTCTTCCAGAAACTGTAAGCACCACCTCCACCACCACCACAGAGAGTGGAAAACGCCACAAACCGAACAATCAAGCCTCTGAAAGCTCTGAAAATATGccacttaaaaatgaaactagTCCTATTGAACTGTCAGATAGCACAGACTGTTCACCCATCAAAAAATCTCCACCAAGCTCTGAAAATATGCTTTTGAGAAGCAGAAGTAACACTGAAAGGCCTTTTAGTAGCAAACCGAGCAATCCAACAGAAGGCCATTCAGAAAAGCAAGGGCAGATGTCTTTAAGAAAGAACAGCCCTGCTACTGAGCAGGCAACTAATAAAGATTTGTGTACGTCTTCCGAGGGAGTAACGCGTATGCCTCTACGAAGCAGGACTATTAGCACAACTAAACAGACTGTTACTAGAGATTCTCCTGTTAAAAGTACCATTAAGAGTTGCATCAGTGAACAATCTATCAGTTCACAGTCTAGTAGTACCTGTAGAAAAACAGAGACCAGTGCGCACATGCCCTTAAGAAGCAGTGCCAGTTTAATTGCAGAACCTCCCCATCACAACAAATCTGCCGTTGTAGATGGATTAGAGAGCCCAGGGCGTATGTCGTTGAGAAGAGGAAATGTATCTAATACTGAAAAGTTGTTTGGCTCAACAACGTCCCCTAGTAAAAATAAACGTCCTTCGAGACAACGAGAGGTTTCAGCATCCTCAAGTGGGGAAGCAGAAGAGAGCCCATTGAGTTCAAAACTTAAAATCCAAAACCAGAAGCATATGGAGGCCCAAATAAGAGGCTCTTTGAATCTGCCAGATGAATCCTTACGCATAGCTGGTTTTCAGAGGACTGAACCAGTTGTTTGTAGTCCCCCCAAATTTTTGGAGGCACTAAGGGGAGAAGAACACCAGCAGGTAATTTCAAACTTAAATGCAAAATTTGATAAAATGCACAAAGGTTGGGTACAAATGGACAAGGAGGGTCAGCCTGCACCGAAACCCAAAAACAAGGCAGATAGACTTAAAGAAATCTGGAAAAGCAAACGCAGAGTACGAAAGTCAAGACCGTTAGAACAACAGAGGTTTTCCCCTGTGCAAATGCTTTTCATGAAGCCCTTTGACTTGCCCAGTATCTGCAGGTGGTTCCTGCAGTCAACCGAAACAAAATCTCTTGTAATTGTTAAGAAGGTGAACACCAGACTTCCTTCGGAAACACAGTTGTGTTTTCACTCTTCAGCGGCAGGAGCAGGGTCCTCTCATGGCATATTTCCTAGCCTCCAGGCCGAACGGTTGAAGAAGCATCTGAAAAAGTTTGCTATTGCATCACCAGTGAAGAATAACCCCAAGAATCAAAGACTACTTTCTAAAGCTTTAGGTCAGGGTATTTCTGCGATGAGGAGTAAAGAGAAGCATGAACCGACAACTGCCACGCGGATCTCTACAAAGGCGCAGAGTCTTGCTGGAGTGACACCGGCACAGGCTCCTGAGGGCCTCGGTGCGATCGCAGGCAGTGCGAAAAATCCAGCAAGTGCTCGAATTCTTAGGAAGTATTCTAACATGCGTGAGAAACTTCAGGTTCAGCAAAACAAGAAATGCAAAgagaaaacatttaaaggtgctcgtttgaaggcagcattaatTCCAAAGAAAGCCAACAAACAGAAATTACAGACACGAAAAGGACCGAAGTCTGTGGTTGTCCAAAGGATCTCCTCGCTCTCCAAAAAGGCAAAGGCAAAAGCAAACTCTGCCCTCAAAGAACGGGCTTTGAAAAAGAACCCATGTCACAAAGACTGTGCCTCTCCAAAGAGGTTGCAGGCACTCAAAAAAGTGACGAAAGGTGAACATGTCTCGACTAACACCTCGAGTAAAAAACAGATACTGCTCAAAACCGGGACTGACAAGGCACAGCAAATGAAAACAAGTGGGACTAAAGTTGACGTAAAGAAATCGGGGCTCCAAAAAGGCCCTAATAATTTAGAACCACAATCTTTAGATATGGACATTAAGCCTCTGGCATTGGAGGACCAAGTGTTAACTAGGTCTCAAAGAAAGATGGAAGTCACCTCTTCACAGGCCGGCTCTCCTAAATCCTCCACAAAGCGAGGCTTGGAACCACTGGTCACTCCAACAAAACGTACAAGGACCTCAAAACCATGA